One genomic region from Candidatus Latescibacter sp. encodes:
- a CDS encoding RidA family protein: MPRKTVRTDKAPSPVGPYSQAIVSGGFVFCSGQIAIDPETGLLIDQDIESETTRVMVNLKAVLECAGSALEKVVKTTIFLCDLKDFTRMNEVYGSFFEGDPPARSAVQVAALPRGVRVEIECIAEVP; the protein is encoded by the coding sequence ATGCCCAGGAAAACCGTACGAACCGATAAAGCCCCCAGTCCGGTGGGGCCGTATTCCCAGGCGATAGTGTCCGGCGGATTTGTGTTCTGTTCCGGCCAGATTGCCATCGATCCCGAAACCGGTCTGCTCATAGACCAGGATATTGAAAGTGAAACCACCCGGGTCATGGTAAACCTGAAAGCGGTTTTGGAGTGCGCGGGAAGCGCCCTGGAGAAGGTGGTGAAAACCACCATTTTCCTCTGTGACTTGAAAGACTTTACAAGGATGAATGAGGTGTACGGTTCCTTTTTCGAAGGGGATCCGCCGGCTCGTTCAGCCGTACAGGTTGCGGCGCTGCCAAGGGGAGTCAGAGTCGAGATAGAATGCATCGCTGAGGTACCATGA
- the gatC gene encoding Asp-tRNA(Asn)/Glu-tRNA(Gln) amidotransferase subunit GatC, with protein MAVTRKDVDTVAALARLSFTGEEKEAMTGTLNDILGYFDKLSELDTEQVEPLAHILPVQNVMREDVVRPSLGQETALANAPRKERGHFVIPKVIE; from the coding sequence ATGGCAGTAACCAGGAAAGATGTGGATACAGTCGCCGCGCTTGCCCGGCTCTCCTTCACCGGTGAAGAGAAAGAGGCGATGACAGGCACATTGAACGACATTCTCGGGTATTTCGACAAGCTCTCCGAGCTTGACACCGAACAGGTGGAGCCGCTGGCTCATATCCTGCCGGTGCAGAATGTCATGCGCGAGGATGTGGTCCGCCCCTCTCTCGGCCAGGAGACCGCGCTCGCCAATGCTCCCAGGAAAGAACGGGGGCATTTCGTGATACCGAAGGTAATCGAATAA
- the ispH gene encoding 4-hydroxy-3-methylbut-2-enyl diphosphate reductase produces the protein MKVRIAESAGFCMGVRKAMDCVLDVSRGKEVTYTLGPLIHNPQALEMLESRHVYIAGEIDKSLRGKTVVIRAHGVPPEVLSKLGEVGAMVVDATCPNVMKSQRIIKKYHSRGYAIVIVGDRGHAEIDSLMGYCAGGVTVVETIEEARGLPALEKACVVAQTTLNSARYQEIAEEISRHAQVCYVARTVCASTERRQSDIRKLAEITDATVVVGGKNSANTKRLAEISRELGQPTFLIEDVSELDLKALSQYSEVGVTAGASTPNWVIQQVIDAIAHYTPTRQSSLIGFLKRLAFFAVEGNFVLCAGAAALTYAMCRFMAIPPYARFYLMAFFYLFPLHAVNKYLEIDRKHRTLNPLLRKYWRIYLIFAGISVPISLGIAWYSDPLTFAIVFVSYLLGGLYSVRVIPIHWNIRIKSLRDIPGSKDIMIATAWTFAVVILPSFTHSSFPGIITLAAAAYVFALVFSRATILAMGGIESDKLVGMETIPVLIGRKNTIQILYIANLLLMLCITVFILFSDSFRSLVLVFPIVYMILSIRPLSRKGFFFRLYHQLILDADFFLTGILVYLFMS, from the coding sequence ATGAAAGTCAGGATTGCCGAAAGTGCCGGTTTTTGCATGGGAGTGCGCAAGGCTATGGATTGTGTCCTCGATGTCTCACGCGGGAAAGAGGTCACCTATACCCTCGGCCCGCTCATCCATAATCCCCAGGCGCTGGAAATGCTCGAGTCGCGCCATGTTTATATCGCCGGGGAGATTGATAAGTCTCTCCGGGGAAAAACCGTGGTGATCCGAGCTCACGGCGTCCCCCCGGAGGTGCTGAGTAAGCTTGGAGAAGTCGGGGCGATGGTTGTGGACGCCACCTGTCCCAATGTGATGAAAAGCCAGAGGATTATCAAGAAATACCACAGCCGGGGATATGCAATAGTGATCGTCGGCGACCGGGGACATGCCGAGATCGATTCTCTGATGGGTTACTGCGCAGGTGGCGTTACTGTTGTGGAGACTATCGAAGAAGCCCGCGGCCTTCCGGCCCTGGAAAAAGCGTGCGTGGTCGCGCAGACCACCCTGAACAGCGCACGGTACCAGGAGATCGCGGAAGAAATCTCCCGTCACGCCCAGGTATGCTATGTGGCCCGGACCGTGTGCGCTTCCACCGAGAGAAGGCAAAGCGACATCCGCAAGCTGGCCGAAATCACCGACGCCACAGTGGTTGTCGGCGGCAAAAACAGCGCGAACACCAAACGGCTGGCGGAGATCTCCCGTGAACTGGGACAGCCGACATTTCTCATCGAGGATGTGTCGGAGCTGGACCTGAAAGCTCTTTCACAGTACAGCGAGGTCGGAGTTACCGCGGGGGCTTCCACTCCCAACTGGGTGATACAACAGGTGATTGACGCCATCGCCCATTACACCCCTACAAGGCAAAGCTCACTGATCGGATTCCTTAAAAGGCTGGCGTTTTTTGCGGTAGAAGGGAATTTTGTCCTCTGCGCCGGAGCGGCGGCGTTAACCTATGCCATGTGCCGGTTCATGGCAATACCGCCCTATGCAAGGTTTTACCTCATGGCGTTTTTCTACCTTTTTCCCCTGCATGCGGTCAACAAGTATCTGGAAATCGACCGTAAACACCGCACCCTGAACCCTCTTCTCCGAAAGTACTGGAGGATATACCTGATTTTTGCAGGAATATCGGTTCCGATTTCTCTCGGGATTGCCTGGTATTCGGACCCGCTTACGTTCGCGATCGTGTTCGTCTCCTATCTTTTGGGAGGACTCTACAGCGTGCGGGTCATCCCCATTCACTGGAACATCCGTATCAAGAGTCTGCGCGACATTCCCGGCTCGAAAGACATCATGATCGCCACTGCCTGGACATTTGCCGTGGTGATCCTGCCGTCCTTCACCCACAGCTCTTTTCCGGGGATCATCACTCTGGCCGCCGCGGCGTATGTGTTCGCCCTGGTGTTCTCACGGGCGACCATCCTGGCCATGGGAGGCATTGAATCGGACAAACTGGTGGGAATGGAAACCATTCCAGTGCTCATCGGACGGAAGAATACCATCCAAATCCTCTACATTGCCAACCTGCTTCTTATGCTCTGCATCACAGTCTTCATTCTGTTCAGTGACTCCTTTCGGTCCCTTGTCCTCGTTTTCCCCATCGTCTATATGATTCTCTCCATACGGCCGCTGAGCAGGAAGGGCTTCTTTTTCCGGCTCTATCACCAGCTCATTCTCGATGCCGATTTTTTTCTGACGGGGATATTGGTCTACCTGTTCATGAGTTAG